A single region of the Salvelinus sp. IW2-2015 linkage group LG20, ASM291031v2, whole genome shotgun sequence genome encodes:
- the LOC111980251 gene encoding gap junction delta-2 protein-like, whose translation MTMGEWTILERLLEAAVQQHSTMIGRILLTVVVIFRILIVGIVGEKVYEDEQIMFICNTMQPGCNQACYDKAFPISHIRFWVFQIILVCTPSLCFITYSVHQSAKQRDRSYSILHPYIDHGHASHHGRGGDHHARKLRNINGILVQNPDSGKEEQDLEVKEIPNVSRGLTQAKSAKVRRQEGISRFYVIQVVFRNVLEIGFLAGQYFLYGFNVPGMFECDRYPCVKEVECYVSRPTEKTVFLIFMFAVSGICVLLNLAELNHLGWRKIKTAVRGVQARRKSICEVRKKDVSHVSQAPNLGRTQSSESAYV comes from the exons ATGACCATGGGGGAGTGGACCATTCTGGAGCGGCTGCTCGAGGCTGCTGTCCAGCAACATTCTACCATGATTGGGAG gatCCTGCTGACTGTAGTAGTGATCTTCCGTATTTTGATAGTAGGTATAGTGGGTGAAAAGGTCTATGAGGACGAGCAGATAATGTTCATCTGCAACACTATGCAGCCGGGCTGCAACCAGGCCTGCTACGACAAGGCCTTCCCTATATCCCACATCCGCTTCTGGGTCTTCCAGATCATCTTGGTTTGTACGCCCAGCCTATGCTTCATCACCTACTCCGTACACCAGTCCGCCAAGCAGCGTGACCGCAGTTACTCCATCCTGCACCCCTACATAGACCACGGTCACGCAAGTCACCACGGTCGTGGAGGCGATCACCACGCCCGCAAGCTGCGCAACATCAATGGCATCCTGGTGCAGAACCCCGACAGcggcaaggaggagcaggacctGGAGGTCAAGGAGATCCCCAACGTGTCCCGGGGGCTCACGCAGGCCAAGAGTGCCAAGGTGCGGCGGCAGGAGGGCATCTCCCGCTTCTACGTCATCCAGGTGGTGTTCCGTAACGTGCTGGAGATCGGCTTCCTGGCCGGCCAGTACTTCCTGTATGGCTTCAACGTACCAGGGATGTTTGAGTGTGACCGCTACCCCTGTGTGAAGGAGGTGGAGTGCTACGTGTCACGCCCTACAGAGAAGACGGTGTTCCTGATTTTCATGTTTGCAGTGAGCGGCATCTGTGTGCTGCTCAACCTGGCCGAGCTCAACCACCTGGGCTGGAGGAAGATCAAGACGGCCGTCAGGGGTGTTCAGGCCCGCAGGAAGTCCATCTGTGAG GTGCGTAAGAAGGACGTATCGCATGTGTCCCAGGCCCCCAACCTGGGCAGGACCCAGTCCAGTGAGTCAGCCTATGTCTGA